A single genomic interval of Peromyscus leucopus breed LL Stock chromosome 7, UCI_PerLeu_2.1, whole genome shotgun sequence harbors:
- the LOC114699758 gene encoding LOW QUALITY PROTEIN: heterogeneous nuclear ribonucleoprotein A1-like (The sequence of the model RefSeq protein was modified relative to this genomic sequence to represent the inferred CDS: inserted 1 base in 1 codon): MSKSESPKEPXQLRKLFIGGLSFKTTYESLRSHFEQWEILTDCVVMRDPNTKRSRGFGFVTYTTVEEVDAAMNARPHKVDGRVVEPKRAMSRENSQRPGAHLTVKKIFVGGIKEDTEEHHRRDYFEQYGKIEVIEIMTDRDSGKKRGFAFVTFDDHYSVDKIVIQKYHTVNGHNCEVRKALSKQEMASASSSQRGRSGSGNFGGGRGGGFGGNDNFGRGGNFSGRGGFGGSRGGGGYGSSGDGYNEFGNDGSNFGGGGSYNDFGNYNNQSSNFGPMKGGNFGDRSSGPYGGGQYFAKPRNQGGYGGSSSSSYGSGRRF, from the exons ATGTCTAAGTCAGAGTCTCCCAAAGAGC AACAGCTGCGGAAGCTCTTCATTGGAGGGCTGAGCTTCAAAACAACCTACGAGAGCCTGAGGAGCCATTTTGAGCAATGGGAAATACTCACGGACTGCGTGGTAATGAGAGATCCAAACACCAAGCGATCCAGGGGCTTTGGGTTTGTCACATACACCACTGTGGAGGAAGTGGATGCCGCTATGAATGCAAGACCACACAAGGTGGATGGAAGAGTTGTGGAACCTAAGAGAGCCATGTCGAGAGAAAATTCTCAGAGACCGGGTGCCCACTTAACTGTGAAAAAGATCTTTGTTGGCGGTATTAAAGAAGACACTGAAGAACATCACCGGCGAGATTATTTTGAGCAGTATGGAAAGATCGAAGTGATTGAGATCATGACTGACAGAGACAGTGGAAAAAAGAGAGGGTTTGCTTTTGTCACTTTTGATGACCATTACTCCGTGGACAAGATTGTTATTCAGAAATACCATACTGTGAATGGCCACAACTGTGAAGTCAGAAAAGCCCTGTCAAAGCAGGAGATGGCTAGTGCTTCATCCAGCCAAAGAGGTCGAAGTGGTTCCGGAAACTTTGGTGGTGGTCGTGGAGGCGGTTTTGGTGGCAATGACAATTTTGGTCGAGGGGGGAACTTCAGTGGTCGTGGTGGCTTTGGTGGCagccgtggtggtggtggatatGGTAGCAGTGGGGATGGCTATAATGAATTTGGTAATGATGGAAGCAATTTTGGAGGTGGTGGAAGCTACAATGATTTTGGCAATTATAACAATCAGTCTTCAAATTTTGGACCAATGAAGGGAGGAAACTTTGGAGACAGAAGTTCTGGCCCTTATGGTGGTGGCCAGTACTTTGCTAAACCACGAAACCAAGGTGGCTATGGTggttccagcagcagcagctatggCAGTGGCAGGAGGTTCTAA